One genomic region from Ochotona princeps isolate mOchPri1 chromosome 5, mOchPri1.hap1, whole genome shotgun sequence encodes:
- the LOC101520351 gene encoding lactase/phlorizin hydrolase-like produces MEMFWSAVFTVLLSLSCQGSDWGSDSSFISAAGPLTTDLLPSLNCPPGKQSSGSAAGHEDIVVCCQPLPASLPEYFSSLGASEVSHYKVFLSWAQLLPAGSSREPDEKVVRCYRQLLETLRAAQLEPMVILHQGTLPASLGPRRDGFADLFAEYAAFAFRAFGDLVGIWFTFSDLEAVVRELPHEESRAARLQLVTEAHRKAYEIYHQKYALQGE; encoded by the coding sequence ATGGAGATGTTTTGGAGTGCGGTCTTTACCGTGCTCCTCAGTTTGTCCTGCCAGGGGTCAGACTGGGGATCTGACAGCAGTTTCATCTCAGCTGCTGGTCCTCTAACCACTGACCTGCTGCCCAGCCTGAACTGTCCACCGGGAAAGCAGAGTTCTGGGTCTGCAGCAGGGCACGAGGACATTGTTGTCTGTTGCCAGCCACTGCCCGCTTCCCTGCCAGAGTATTTCAGCAGTCTTGGTGCCAGTGAGGTCAGCCATTATAAGGTGTTTCTGTCATGGGCTCAGctgctgccagcagggagctCCAGGGAGCCTGATGAGAAGGTGGTGCGGTGCTACcggcagctcctggagaccctcAGGGCAGCGCAGCTTGAGCCCATGGTCATCCTGCACCAGGGGAccctccctgccagcctggggccGAGAAGGGACGGCTTTGCTGACCTGTTTGCCGAGTATGCGGCCTTTGCCTTCCGTGCCTTTGGGGACCTGGTGGGGATCTGGTTCACCTTCAGTGACTTGGAGGCCGTGGTGAGGGAGCTTCCTCACGAGGAATCCAGAGCTGCACGCCTCCAGCTTGTCACCGAGGCCCACCGAAAAGCCTATGAGATTTACCACCAGAAATACGCTCTGCAGGGTGAGTAA